The region ATGCAAATACGAGACAGTTTATTCATCTACTTGAGTTATAGTTATTAATTTACGAAACAGTTTAacttgcagtcttttaagcGGTCAggacaacttcacaaaaattCTACTGAACAAAAGTGGCATTAACACAAATCATTAATTCTtattaaaatgcaaacaaaccaACTGACAGAAATGAAGTACAGGTTACAGCCACCAACTCCAAACTAGTTCAGATTGGATTGTGACATTTTAGGCAAAAAACAAGATAACTTAATCCTGTTTATGTGGCGTGCCAAAAATATCTGCACCTTCCGTGGCCACGCAAAGAGCATTTGTAAACCAAAAATAGTGTTTAATCTaacatactatttttttttattgttcagaaAACAGAATTGTTCATAAACCGACATTCCGCTATAAATCGTATTCATACAAACACAGCCGGAAAAAAATGGATCTTTTTCTCCATATCTGATCAAGTAAATTCAAATGCAGCCATTCTAGCTCGGTGAGCAAAATTTGGATCACCAGATGTACACTAATATTAGTGTGGTTTGTGTGCATCTAAAAGTAAACACCGCCCCTTTCCACACACCTCTACGCGAGAGCCTCGTGTCTGGGTCGGTGTCGACGAACAGCTTCATCTGGAAAAGGTCACGGATCTCCTGCGAGTAGAACATCAGGATGCCCTCAAAGAGGACCACGTCGGCTGGATAGACTGTGACAAACTCGTCCTTCCTGTAACTCGCACAAATGTTTCTTGGCGAGTCAATTCCAGTGCTCGGAAACCGGCGTCGCTgatttaactgtaattaatcgcacttGGCAGTAATAAGAAAGACGCATCAGACAATCACGTGTGCTCACCTGGAATGAGTGACAAAGTCATAAACTGGGATCTGGACCGTTTTCCCTTGCAGGATCTCCCTGAGCGTTTGCATGATCAACTCATTGTCGAAGGCATCTGAAAGCAAGCACACTTGCTCAGCTTTTCTTAACCCGGGCTTCAGGGACACATGGACTGCCGCGGCACGTTTGGTAACCCTCGGCCAACAGCTGTTTGATTCAATCTCTGAGCAGATGCCTCTGAGAAAGGCCTGCTGACTGCTGGGATTTGAAACCGGAAGAGGACGCTTTACGGGAGGTAAAGGCAAGCCTTGAGTGGAGGTCGTGCTTCTGCATAGCTTTACCTTCCACGGAATGAAGGACCTTACgtctacattttattttctcactTTTGAAGGTTTTGCATACCTGGATGGTCAAAGTTGTACTGGCCCTTGAGTGCTTTGGCCTTCTGGTCAGGGGTCAGCACCTTGTAAAAGCTGTCCTGGCTGAGGATGGCCACCTGCCTCTGGTGATGGTCGATCTTGTTTTGGCCCAGCAGCTCCATTATCTTCCCACAAACGGACGACTGCAAGCACAAATCAAGGGAAAGACAGCAGTTTTAACAAATGGTGTTGCCTACTGAAagaacaacattttattttaagtaattcaagttaaataataataacttcaaaACTTCTAACTGCTCAATCCGGTTGGGTAAATTTGCAATTGTTTCCCATCCTGCAGCGTCCTTGTTGACCTGGACAACTAATTGTGTCACCTGGTGAATGCTGACAGGACATTCTGTCTGACTGCCCGAGGCTATGCTGGTGGGTTTATCAAATCGAGCCACACAAATGTCAGACATTTCCGACACTGATTTACAGGGAATTcattaggacttttttttttttaattcaattttctaTTACAGCCACTAGCCAAAAAACagacaatattattatttttttggccgTCTCTTATCTTGGCTGCCGCAAAAATGAAGGGGAAAATATTTGTAACACCTCTCAGTATGATGTGGTGCAGGTATTGTATACTTTAACACATTCTTTTCTGAATGGCAATCAAAACTCAGCATTCTGCTATTTGTGAAGTCAGATCTGTACATCTCCAATCATTAGTGGAGAATTGTTTACCTGGGTGCCTAATAACACTGGCTTGGCGGCAATCAATCATTTATCTACGTCTTCAATGTCTGATGCAAACCTAAAACAATGTGCCGCAGCAAGCAGACTAACACAAGCAGGTTGAGATTACATCATGCGATTCACGCAGCTACTGAATTCGAACTGGACAGAATGATTCGAATTTCCAAGACCACATTAGTCTAGTGCCACTGACTGGTGATAAAGGGAGGAGCCAAAATATATAAACTACAGTATATTAGAGCATATTATACTATGCATTGATTTTATTGCTGACTTATAACCAAATTTCCAATTTTGTTTTAAGAATGGTTGGATCTGTTTTACCAGTTTTCTAGTTTAGAGGATTGAATTTACTAATGCAAATATCCACGTGATGAAATGCAGCTATGTAATCATACAGGTTTTGCtactgttctcgcagaatttttttgtaacaaacCACCCACAATGGGCATCTTGGCTTCAAGTCAAATGTATGTGCCTCAAAGCAAAAGTATTAATTGCTTATAATTTCACGTGCTTAAATGGCAGCACACAGacccatgtttttttaaaagcagtaCTTAATTGTATTGATTCCACAGGCAGACAGGAGTCACGGACCTAGTTTCTCGATTACGATAAAAGGTGACGCGTGCCACAAAATCTATTTTTGCTATAACATTTCACTCAAATTGTCTCGAGCGATAGGTTATCTATGATAAGAAATTTCAGTTTTCTTAAAACGTAatcttattttaaaagaaatctaacgggttttgttttttttaaacaaaatggatgGTTCAGATTATGTCACTGAAACCCTGACGTTGGTGGCGCTGCGTTCACCAACCATAAGAACAAAGAGCCGTGGGCGCCTTAGTAAGGGGAAAGCTTCACAGCGCTATGGCGAATATGGGTCATTCCTTACTTTAGTTTAAACCGTAGTCTTCCAAGCGCGATTATTTCTATATAATTTAAACCCGCATTTTTATCGTTTCGTGACACACAACTACACCctgttttaaagtaaaatatacaTATGTTGGATCCAGAGGGGAAAATTCTTGGAACTGTTTACAAACAAGTTGGCTATAAACGCTAGCACTAGCCATTGTCTTCCGCTGGCTATGCTAGCGTGTGATGGAATTTATTAGCCTGGCAGCTAAGATGAAATAATGCATTCCCACCTACACAATTGGCGAACCGAGATTCACGAGGACtattttaagtaaataaaaccACGATTAAAATCACTATATGGCTAGACTACATGACGTTCTTTCGCGCTAGGTTAAACAGGGTGATTGCTGGGAGCGGGGCAGTTAAACAGATGAtacagctgtcaatcaagcgGCACCAAAGCCACGCGGTCAACCAGCAGCCGGCAGACACATGAGATGTGACACGTcatttaagaaaacaaaacgaGTGGTCATTCTATATAGTCACCCAATTCACTAGTTACGATGCCAACCTTTCCGCTGGCGGTGCCCCCAGAGACACCGATGAGAAAAGGTTGTCGTATTACGTCGCTACTGTCGCCCCGGTCCCGAAGGCGTGTTTCAGAGTCGCCGGCCATAGTTGCAATGTGCTGCTGAGACCGCTGTGCTGGAAGATCACTGAGACTGAGCTCCTCCCATGTGGACACACGTTGCTTTATACCACTCCTGAAATGTGCTtcttaacattttgtatttgctCATTTTGATTTTAGTTATAGTTATGTATCACAAAATTGGCACCTAAGGTGTTTTAAttaacagttgttgttttttattccaATTTCCTGGTCAGAAAATTACATCCAATCGTATGATACGTACAGTAACGTAGTTGTGTGTCCCGCCTCCAAATTGAAACTCCAGAAAAGGCTAAagtaaatttaataatttacgTAAATTATTAATTAGTTTACCAATATTTACTCTGTAGTAAACTGTCACTTAGCAGCGAttcatcttttttattattctaatttctgggtaaaaaaaaaaatccatcgtATGAGACGCACAGCGACGTTTGTTGTTGGTCCCGCCTTCAAGTTAAATTTGTAGAAGAGGatgatataaatataattatttgtttttcttattctaATAATCCCTCACCATCAAATCGGCACTTGATGTTTTAATTAgactattatttgttttattctaaTTTCCGTGTCAAATAAAGGTATCCAATCGTATCACACGTACAGTGACGTATTCTGTATGTCCCGCCTCCAAGTTAAATCTGCACAACAGGCTAAcgtaaactgaattttttttaacaaagttgCACTGATTTTACGCCTCGTGTCAGCATAGTCTCATGGTAAGTTTCTCTCCAAACAGTGAAACATACTAATATAatgacaggaagtgaaaatgtttcTATTTACAGTACTTTTGTTGCTTGCTACTAGTGTCAGTTTGTGTCACGTTGAAATGTGAACTTGCTCTTGTGAGTTGACACTTGACTGTGTAAAGTTACTGCATGTGTTTTGCAGTTGTCGGTGCAATTGAAAGCAGTGGATCCACCAAGCTCAATATGCTCCAAAGGATCACTGTACTCCCGCGGGCGATACCGCTGTCGGCTGCAGTACGAAGCCTCTCTACGGGCTATGCGAACATCACGGCCCCGCTAAGCTTTTGGGGTGGAAAAAGAAGACcgtgcaaagaaagaaaaagtgggGAGAACGTCTTCGAACCTGCAACAGGTAATGaaaatcattcaaaacaaaTCACTTGAGCATGCAACTCTGACGGATAGATCAGAGAAGATCCTTTATCATAACTCTGAAAAGAAAATCCTAATTCTTTCCATTTAAACTTCTGACATATTTTCACATCACCCGATGCAAGGCAACACCAGCATTGCATTCCATGGTAATAAAGAAGTTGCTACTAGAAGGGTACTTTTGGTTAACTGATCATCGACGGACGTGATTAGCTAGATTAGAAACTGGTTGCTTTGCTGCTGTGGAGCATTCTGGTGTTCATTAACTCACACCAAAGAGGAAAGATATGTGGAATGATCTTAGTGACGCAGTTGTTGTTGCCCAAATATCTGGCAAGTGTTAAAAGagcatttcaaaacaatttgaaGTTTATTGTTCCACAGTGAAAAGGATTGCTTTCAATAAGTTTCCAGGAAAACACAtcttaattttaaaacaaatatgacgACACGGCTTGGTTTTGTTCCGTCTGAAGGAAATATTTATCTATAACGCCCAAAGCCATGTTTAGCGTCCCACCCCCACAGGACCTGAGCACCTTGAGTTGAGTTAACCATTAATTTATCAATAGACCAAAATAGACTCGATTCAAATGTGAGCTTGTCTGACAAGAAAAAGCTGAGTCACAAATGGGTCACGCAAAAGGCTAGTGATCTCACCGCCAGCAAATTTACAAGAGAAAGACTCGGGGGATCAATGTGTCGCAATGGCGCAGTCAAAGTCCAGACTTCAATCTGATGAAATGCTGTGGCGGCACCGAGAATGATCCCTGCAAACGTCCTTCAACTCAAGAAATGTAGTAAAAgaagagtgagagtgagagagattCATCCATAGTACCCTAACCCTTCAAGTTATTGAATCATGGGCTGCACAGGCTCTGAATTCAATTTGAGAGGTTCAATAAGCTCATGTGTTGATAATCAGAGGTTGTTTCTAATTATAAGACCGACATGATTTGTATTGACGTAAGAATTGAACTTTGTCCACGAATGTTGAATCAAGGCTACCAGacttttcttgtttgttgaatcatcaacaaacaaaaaagaaactctCCTTGCCTCAGTTCAACCTTTGCATCTTACCACGATCTGGATGACTGAGAATCTACACAGACAAGCTGTCAACTGACTTTATTTTACAGGGCGCGTCCTGTGCACGTTGGAGCCATGTGGTTCATCAGAGGTCAACCAAGCTGTAGAGGCAGCCAAGTCAGCTTTTGACCCTTGGAGTAAAATGTCCGGGATGGAGAGAGCAAGGGTGATGATAGAAGCTGCTCACACCATTGAGGTGTGTTTATGTTTTGTTACTTGCCTTCAATGTAGTCTGGACACCTTTTTATTACagattaatacaaaaatatatataattgtctTCTGTCTGTAAGTCTGTGTTTCATctattatttttgcttgacGCACACAGAAAAGGAGAGAGGAGATTGCTGAAATGGAAGTAGTCAACAATGGGAAGTCCATCACAGAAGCACGCCTGGATGTGGACTCCGCACGGTTTTGTATCGAGTACTATGCGGGACAGTCCAGCACTCTTGCAGGTTAGCGTACCTCAACGTGGGATTTTAACCACTTTAGAAGTTCAAGGAATACAAGAAACATGACATGTTACATTTATCTCTTTACGTAATAgaagtgttttctttatgttgtcGTGTTTTGAATTTGTCCAGGTCAGCATGTGCAGTTGCCAGGTGGATCTTTCGCCTACACGCGCAGGGAGCCTTTGGGCGTATGCGTTGGCATCGGTGCTTGGAATTATCCTTTCCAGATTGCTGCCTGGAAATCAGCCCCAGCGCTGGCCTGCGGTATGGGAGTCTTCCGAAGCACTCCCCAGAAAATATGTTTGACCTATAGATGGTGATGCAGTAAAGTGGAACCACAATCATTTCCACAATGCCGGTGGATGTCCGatttgaaaatagatttttcCCTTCTTCCATTTCAGGGTCAAACTGTTGTCgtcaaaaaacatttgacattttgtctctcaagaaagggaagtcaacccaaatattttccttacaatatgttttattcagccccgctagtctaaacacagtattctgattaatattttatttatggaatatgagttaagcagcaaaatccacctgttttctaaTCTATCATaggcagcggccattttgccacttgtcggctcaaatgcagaaaatgaaattttgctactgccacctgggGCCGAAAATGAAACTGTCATGTACAGTACACAACGCGGACATGACctcacatctgcagacagagggcgagaaattcaaaacccaaatccagtctgaaaactattggccagaggcttgcaggactCGGAGTACCCACTGTAAACAGCTATgttgttaatctactaattaaaataTGTTACAGTCTTAAATGTTCacataaaaaggctattgtaaagattttgGGGGGTAAATTGTTACCAAGAGCAgctttaaaatgacatcacagttgcttagggctcaggtaacaaccaaacaCAGTTTACCTTAAGAAAACAGGTTAGACGTGATTGATTGTTGTTACCTTGTCCACTCGTTTTTATCCAAGttatggggcggccattttgccacttgctctcgacTTAAAATGGCCCCAaaattgcaaagaaaatgtgaCCACCAAAGCTCAGAATGGTACATCCTCAgggatttttatatattttttaaacttttgttgtTCCACTGTATATATGAAGATAATATTAGATACTATCTCATATTAGGCAGGTGCTAATATTCTTTTACCTGCATGtaagctatttttttcttctctcacgTTTCACGAATCAGGCAACACTATGGTGTTCAAGCCATCTCCCGTGACGCCTGTGACGGCGGTCATGCTGGCAGAGATCTTTGCTGAAGCAGGAGCTCCAGAGGGACTCTTCAATGTGGTGCAGGGGGGGCAGGAGACCGGCAGCTTACTCTGCCACCACCCTGATGTGGCAAAGGTGTCCTTCACTGGGAGTGTGCCAACTGGACAGAAAGTGAGTTTAACATTGTACAGAGTGtgggatttttgtgtgtgtgtgtgtgtgtgtgtgttgggccCTCAAGGAGTTGAcaggataaaaacaaaatgatgggAAATTGGGTCTACTCGCAGAGCAAAATATGGAAAGTAGGTTTTCGATAAATGCTGTTATACTGTTGGTGTCTCATGTTTGAAATGTTGACCGATGCAAGAACCAACGTCAAAGCGGGCACAATATGATCGGCTGCTTGGATGTATAGTTGAGTAAACCAGCCACCCCTTTGAAGTCAGTTGCCTTCAATTAGcatccccctcccccctccctttcTCGGCGAGCAGAGTGGGGAGGGGTGAGCAGttacacgcggaggaaaagggTGGGAGCAATACACTGTGCAAACACGGATGCCTTTGCTCTGTTGATAATGTGCATTGAGAacgttaacatttatttatttgaactttgCATGCTACATGTTTCTTCTATATAAAATATTGATTGTGTTCAATAGAAAACGTAGTTTTTATGtacccaaatatttcaaaataggTCACTTTAATACATCAATATCGCAATATTTTTTCCTCACGGTTTAGCAAACTATCACGATTTAATGTTGGTTCATGTATGTAGATGATCCcctataaatatattttttttaataaatggaaTCATTAAATTATACTAAAAGAGGGCTGCTTTACATTCTGAGGAGCAATCCTGCGCTGTGGGATTTCACTCTTGGTACCAGCCGTTCTTGATAATGCCACTTTCTTACTTttgaaagatttaaaaaaaaaaaatttaaaaaaaaagttttttttacaaacaagtgtatttttttagagcggtcaaacgattaaattttttaatcagattaatcacatcttagaattttgattaatcacttaataaaaaagttttttttatcaacatttttccctgccaaatttgaagagcaacgTTCATGACAcacatgttaatttttttttacatttaatgttatgaggaagtcctcaacattttttgatccactgcacacgctcatcctcatctttttctaatcagttaatttcttgcatcatttaaaatgggaaaaaaatgaccccaatattttgacatgaacaaatattctaaatgtgatacgcaaacatttattaaatgctttacttgaatgcatgtagttatgcttattgctcaaacacaaccttctgctaccttaaacgtagctatccgctgtcacgctaagggataatctatggtcaaaattaactcattcactgccattgacgtctataaacgtcaaaattttttttaaactatttctattagtttaacatttttttccccacttgtcaacaagagtatgaaaacctataatttttttattgtacatttagaacagatgtaaaatttgtgattaattgtgagttaaccagtgaagtcatgggattaattttgattacaaattttaaccgTCTGACacccaaaatttttaataatgttttcttttttattcattcactgccattgatggctataaacgtcaaaaatccatttaaactatttctattagtttaacatttttttctatttttgttaataagagtatgaaaacctagatttttacatttagaacagatatacaat is a window of Vanacampus margaritifer isolate UIUO_Vmar chromosome 2, RoL_Vmar_1.0, whole genome shotgun sequence DNA encoding:
- the uck2b gene encoding uridine-cytidine kinase 2-B — its product is MAGDSETRLRDRGDSSDVIRQPFLIGVSGGTASGKSSVCGKIMELLGQNKIDHHQRQVAILSQDSFYKVLTPDQKAKALKGQYNFDHPDAFDNELIMQTLREILQGKTVQIPVYDFVTHSRKDEFVTVYPADVVLFEGILMFYSQEIRDLFQMKLFVDTDPDTRLSRRVLRDIGERGRELEQVLAQYITFVKPAFEEFCLPTKKYADVIIPRGADNLVAINLIVQHIQDILNGGLSKRHNGCTNGHSIPRQRRTSESSSRPH
- the aldh9a1b gene encoding 4-trimethylaminobutyraldehyde dehydrogenase B, which translates into the protein MLQRITVLPRAIPLSAAVRSLSTGYANITAPLSFWGGKRRPCKERKSGENVFEPATGRVLCTLEPCGSSEVNQAVEAAKSAFDPWSKMSGMERARVMIEAAHTIEKRREEIAEMEVVNNGKSITEARLDVDSARFCIEYYAGQSSTLAGQHVQLPGGSFAYTRREPLGVCVGIGAWNYPFQIAAWKSAPALACGNTMVFKPSPVTPVTAVMLAEIFAEAGAPEGLFNVVQGGQETGSLLCHHPDVAKVSFTGSVPTGQKIMEMASKGVKPVTLELGGKSPLLIFEDSDIENAVRGALMANFLSQGQVCSNGTRVFVQRNILQEFVDEVVKRTQAIEIGDPLLESTKMGALVSRPHLDKVLAFVDQAKKEGATVLCGGEPFVPSDPNLRHGYYMKPCVLANCRDDMTCVREEIFGPVMSVLSFDTEEEVLQRANDTTMGLAAGLFTRDVKRAHRVVEHLKAGSCFINNYNITPVEVPFGGFKMSGIGRENGQVTIEHYSQLKTVYVEMGDVDSLF